A stretch of the Sulfurimonas sp. HSL3-1 genome encodes the following:
- a CDS encoding PAS domain-containing protein has translation MQVVEPIDEEFKFEGRAIVSETDLNGIITFANRKFCEISGYTKEELIGQPHNIIRHPDMPKKAFEMMWNTIKQGNVWTGLVKNLRKDGRYYWVETTITPIQDETGAITKYAAARKGASEAAIEEAETLYERLRGEEAES, from the coding sequence ATGCAGGTAGTAGAACCGATAGATGAAGAGTTTAAATTCGAAGGCCGTGCGATCGTGAGTGAAACGGATCTCAATGGGATCATTACCTTCGCCAACCGGAAGTTCTGTGAAATCTCCGGCTACACCAAAGAGGAGCTGATTGGACAGCCGCACAATATCATCCGCCACCCGGATATGCCGAAAAAGGCCTTTGAGATGATGTGGAATACCATCAAACAGGGTAATGTGTGGACTGGTCTTGTCAAAAACCTGCGCAAAGACGGACGGTATTACTGGGTCGAAACAACGATCACGCCGATCCAGGACGAGACCGGGGCAATCACCAAATATGCCGCAGCGCGCAAAGGGGCCAGCGAAGCGGCCATCGAAGAGGCCGAAACGCTTTACGAACGCCTGCGCGGCGAAGAAGCAGAATCATAA
- a CDS encoding ATP-binding protein, producing the protein MNLGLKSQLRLISLLPILLLLSLASFYVYTSFKDYQSAEVLQTKLAENKYLNELFTNISRERGMTVMYMGNHSEATKKSLLAQRDIVDQGLAQLSGTLNVQDSTTLQGTANTIEEVRNAVDTGNAEFESVYAEAYGSLLTSILDILGHITQISDDKALSSSASAYYNLLQSEFYTASERDFISFILARSTALETEEVNRWLSLIGRADAISYDTALDADLKAAMDALFKSEDNVELFEDITAERAEIIQAINDGLYSTQSGVWFAMLSEKTNLLSEAETVLIEAMDKRAAVVQTQALEILTAAVVIWAIAIIIALLGYFLANDIARNIKDLESVLKRAAEGIETESSDINLETAKGTAQAYALLEGVIEQTRMDKVSAQEASEAKSMFLANMSHEIRTPLNGIVGFTELLKDTDLQEEQREFIDIIEKSSENLLEIINNILDLSKIESNKLEIEEIAFNPLEEFESAVEVYAVRASEKHIDLGCFIDPSLERPLKGDPTKIKEVLINLLSNAVKFTNSGGAINVNVRREACDTPNRARIRFDVKDSGIGVTAEQKARIFEAFGQADTSITRKYGGTGLGLTISSSFIELMGGKLDLESEPGQGTTFFFTLELEEIETLNESLQNSFTNINALIMNDETRQKAQTEYLLEYLNFYGVKPTTFNDLRELQQLQEKGSYDILIADFDYCDEEVLQKVSATPEATVLITKSYYMKKIESMELELFKVLYEPLNGTKLQAVLESFDAEDYVVKKAQKKRKKVSADSRFDAKVLVAEDNIINQKLIRRTLEELGLEITIANNGLEAFEKRKNGNFDLIFMDIQMPVLDGMEATMEILDFEEDENQPHVPIIALTANALKGDRERFMDVGMDEYTTKPLVRTEILNLLSQFIGDKIVDVRQVETAEETLPAAGEAAPEETVAETAPEITYSADILLVKKGILESKLFGQLLADLGFTYDTESGAENMMQALEEKAYKLVLFDQEIDGLDLESLQKTLESKGHKTATVMMVDPGVEPDESTRSHVNDVIKNVINKDLLRLIFEKYV; encoded by the coding sequence ATGAATTTGGGACTTAAAAGCCAGTTGCGTCTGATCAGCCTCTTGCCGATCCTCCTCCTGCTGAGCCTTGCCAGTTTCTACGTTTATACCTCGTTCAAAGACTACCAGTCCGCGGAAGTCCTCCAAACGAAACTGGCAGAGAACAAATACCTCAATGAACTCTTTACCAACATTTCCCGCGAACGCGGGATGACCGTTATGTACATGGGTAACCACTCCGAAGCGACGAAAAAATCGTTGCTGGCCCAGCGCGACATCGTTGACCAGGGCCTGGCACAGCTCAGTGGAACGCTGAACGTCCAGGACAGCACCACGCTGCAAGGAACGGCCAACACCATCGAAGAGGTCCGTAACGCCGTCGATACCGGCAACGCAGAGTTTGAATCCGTTTATGCCGAAGCCTACGGCAGCCTGCTGACGTCCATCCTCGATATTCTCGGGCACATCACCCAGATTTCCGACGACAAGGCGCTCTCTTCCAGTGCCTCCGCCTACTACAACCTGCTCCAGTCGGAGTTCTATACCGCTTCCGAACGCGACTTCATCTCCTTCATTCTCGCCCGCTCCACCGCGCTTGAGACGGAAGAGGTCAACCGCTGGCTCTCGCTGATCGGCCGGGCCGACGCCATCAGTTACGATACCGCCCTCGACGCCGACCTCAAAGCCGCCATGGACGCTCTCTTCAAGAGCGAGGACAATGTCGAGCTCTTTGAGGATATCACCGCCGAACGCGCCGAGATCATCCAGGCCATCAACGACGGGCTCTACTCGACACAGTCCGGTGTCTGGTTCGCGATGCTCTCGGAAAAGACCAACCTTCTTTCCGAAGCCGAAACTGTTCTGATCGAGGCGATGGACAAACGTGCAGCCGTCGTCCAGACCCAGGCCCTCGAGATCCTGACCGCCGCCGTCGTCATCTGGGCCATCGCGATCATTATTGCACTGCTGGGCTACTTCCTTGCCAACGATATCGCCCGCAACATCAAGGACCTCGAATCGGTCCTGAAACGTGCGGCAGAGGGTATCGAGACCGAAAGTTCCGATATCAACCTCGAGACGGCGAAGGGTACGGCGCAGGCCTACGCCCTGCTTGAAGGGGTCATTGAACAGACCCGGATGGATAAGGTCTCCGCCCAGGAAGCGAGTGAAGCGAAATCGATGTTCCTGGCGAACATGTCCCATGAAATCCGTACGCCGCTCAACGGGATCGTCGGCTTTACGGAACTCCTCAAAGACACCGACCTCCAGGAAGAGCAGCGCGAGTTCATCGATATCATCGAAAAGAGCTCCGAGAACCTGCTGGAAATTATCAACAACATTCTCGACCTCTCCAAGATCGAAAGCAACAAGCTCGAGATCGAAGAGATCGCCTTCAACCCCCTCGAAGAGTTCGAGAGTGCCGTCGAAGTCTATGCCGTCCGTGCTTCTGAAAAGCATATCGACCTCGGCTGTTTCATCGACCCGAGCCTGGAACGTCCGCTCAAAGGGGACCCGACCAAGATCAAAGAGGTCCTTATCAACCTCCTTTCCAATGCGGTTAAGTTCACAAACAGCGGCGGCGCGATCAACGTCAATGTCCGCCGCGAAGCATGCGATACGCCAAACCGCGCCCGCATCCGCTTTGACGTCAAAGACAGCGGGATCGGGGTTACCGCGGAGCAGAAAGCCCGCATCTTCGAGGCCTTCGGTCAGGCGGACACCTCCATTACCCGTAAATACGGCGGTACCGGCCTGGGTCTGACGATCTCGAGTAGCTTCATCGAGCTGATGGGCGGCAAACTCGATCTTGAAAGCGAACCGGGACAGGGAACCACCTTCTTCTTCACCCTTGAACTCGAAGAGATCGAGACCCTTAACGAATCGCTTCAAAACAGTTTTACCAATATCAATGCGCTCATTATGAACGATGAAACACGCCAGAAGGCACAGACGGAATACCTGCTCGAGTACCTCAACTTCTACGGCGTCAAACCTACAACGTTTAATGACCTCCGCGAGCTGCAGCAGCTCCAGGAGAAGGGCAGTTACGACATTCTGATCGCCGACTTCGACTATTGTGACGAAGAGGTGCTGCAGAAGGTCAGCGCGACGCCGGAAGCCACCGTCCTGATCACCAAGTCCTACTACATGAAGAAGATCGAGAGTATGGAGCTTGAGCTTTTCAAGGTCCTCTACGAACCGCTGAACGGTACAAAACTGCAGGCGGTGCTTGAATCCTTCGACGCCGAAGACTACGTCGTCAAAAAAGCGCAGAAAAAACGTAAAAAAGTCAGCGCCGACAGCCGTTTCGATGCAAAGGTCCTCGTCGCCGAAGACAACATCATCAACCAGAAGCTGATCCGCCGTACCCTCGAAGAGCTCGGCCTGGAGATCACCATTGCCAACAACGGTCTCGAAGCCTTCGAGAAACGCAAAAACGGCAACTTCGACCTTATCTTCATGGATATCCAGATGCCGGTCCTCGACGGGATGGAAGCCACCATGGAGATCCTCGACTTCGAAGAGGACGAAAATCAGCCGCATGTGCCTATTATCGCCTTGACGGCCAACGCCCTCAAAGGGGACCGCGAACGTTTCATGGACGTCGGGATGGATGAGTATACAACCAAGCCGCTGGTACGTACCGAAATCCTCAATCTCCTCAGCCAGTTCATCGGCGACAAGATCGTCGATGTCCGCCAGGTGGAAACCGCCGAGGAGACTCTCCCGGCTGCAGGAGAAGCAGCCCCGGAGGAAACGGTCGCCGAGACTGCCCCGGAGATAACCTATAGCGCCGATATCCTGCTGGTGAAAAAAGGGATTCTTGAGAGCAAGCTCTTCGGGCAGCTTCTTGCCGATCTTGGCTTCACGTACGACACCGAAAGCGGTGCCGAAAATATGATGCAGGCCCTCGAAGAGAAGGCCTACAAACTTGTGCTGTTCGACCAGGAGATTGATGGGCTTGACTTAGAGAGCCTGCAAAAGACCCTGGAAAGCAAAGGGCATAAAACCGCGACCGTCATGATGGTCGACCCGGGCGTCGAGCCCGATGAATCCACACGCAGCCACGTCAACGACGTCATCAAAAACGTCATTAACAAAGACCTTCTGCGTCTGATCTTTGAAAAATACGTATAA
- a CDS encoding response regulator, translating to MPNKQLKVLAVDDDLINLKLLKSMLMKTGYVAEVIEAKNGADAIGELKNATDIDVVLLDIIMPVMGGLDMLRVLRADENLKQPPVIVLTTDETKKAEALEAGANGFLMKPVREKELSAKISQLIL from the coding sequence ATGCCGAACAAACAACTGAAAGTACTCGCCGTCGATGACGACCTGATCAACCTGAAGCTGCTCAAATCCATGCTGATGAAAACAGGATATGTCGCTGAAGTCATCGAAGCCAAAAACGGTGCCGATGCCATTGGTGAGCTTAAAAATGCCACAGACATCGACGTCGTACTTCTCGACATTATCATGCCGGTCATGGGCGGCCTGGACATGCTTCGTGTCCTGCGTGCGGACGAGAACCTGAAGCAGCCGCCGGTCATCGTACTGACAACGGACGAGACGAAAAAAGCCGAGGCCCTCGAAGCCGGTGCGAACGGCTTCCTGATGAAACCGGTGCGCGAGAAAGAGCTCAGCGCAAAGATCTCCCAGCTGATCCTCTGA
- a CDS encoding 3'-5' exonuclease produces the protein MAKFVLLDTETTGAGETDRIIQLGFIVLEAGQQTEVYNDFCSAEVPIAFGAMEVHHITPEMIEGKPLCTETAAYRALMALNRDENYLVIHNAPFDLGMLEKEGFANGMKLIDTLRCARHVFEEEEAHRLQYFRYKMGLYKEEAAEAQKLGVEIKAHDAIGDVLTLKLFLSRLRARVQERFPGENPVEKMVALTKEPVFYKGPMRFGKYKGKTLFEIAADDRGYLQWMMDKMENLDDDMRYSVNRVLSGV, from the coding sequence ATGGCGAAATTCGTATTGCTGGACACGGAGACGACGGGGGCGGGGGAGACGGACCGCATTATCCAGCTCGGGTTCATTGTCCTGGAAGCGGGACAGCAGACGGAGGTTTACAACGATTTCTGTTCCGCGGAAGTGCCGATCGCGTTCGGCGCGATGGAAGTGCACCACATTACGCCGGAGATGATCGAAGGTAAACCCCTCTGTACCGAGACGGCGGCGTACCGGGCACTTATGGCGCTGAACCGGGACGAGAACTACCTCGTGATCCACAACGCCCCTTTTGACCTGGGAATGCTGGAGAAAGAGGGGTTTGCCAATGGCATGAAACTCATCGATACCCTGCGCTGTGCCCGCCATGTTTTCGAAGAGGAAGAGGCCCACAGGCTGCAGTATTTCCGCTATAAGATGGGGCTCTACAAAGAGGAAGCGGCAGAAGCGCAGAAACTGGGGGTCGAGATCAAGGCGCACGACGCCATCGGCGACGTCCTGACGCTGAAACTCTTTTTGAGCCGTCTGCGCGCGCGTGTCCAGGAGCGTTTTCCCGGAGAAAACCCTGTCGAGAAGATGGTCGCACTGACGAAGGAACCCGTCTTTTACAAGGGGCCGATGCGTTTTGGCAAGTATAAAGGCAAGACGCTCTTTGAAATCGCGGCGGATGATCGCGGGTATCTGCAGTGGATGATGGATAAGATGGAAAACCTGGACGACGATATGCGCTATTCCGTCAATCGCGTTCTCTCAGGCGTGTAG
- a CDS encoding DUF819 domain-containing protein translates to MISSVFGYLGIVLLLGGGLWRIETRAPLKLFTWLPAIVLIYLFAIALSQSGLFAQNAAQTFAYKEVKSWLLPMMLFIMLLRLDLHAFLTLGSPLLLAYGAAVLSIAGAFFGIFALFDFGPEAAGVFGALGGSWTGGTANMLAVAAALGISEAQLGPALVVDSLLYTLWVSALLLAVPFARRFDRWNGANPMETNTSETSEGESNLRSILILTAIALLIASALRYIAALLPLLPESTWSVLLATLAGVAGSFTPMRRLGGSSTLASFLLYLLVALIGSHASLHGFSEVPRYLAAAASILILHAFFMLLIARLFRLSFFTIGVASLANIGGVASAPILAAAYNRLLIGPAVIMAVMGYLIGTLVGLLIASGLQSIAA, encoded by the coding sequence ATGATATCAAGCGTCTTCGGTTATCTCGGTATTGTGCTCCTGCTTGGCGGCGGACTCTGGCGGATCGAGACGCGCGCGCCCCTCAAACTCTTTACCTGGCTGCCCGCCATCGTCCTGATCTACCTCTTTGCCATTGCGCTCTCTCAAAGCGGCCTCTTCGCCCAGAACGCTGCACAGACTTTCGCCTACAAAGAGGTGAAATCCTGGCTCCTGCCGATGATGCTCTTCATCATGCTGCTCCGGCTGGACCTACATGCATTCCTCACACTGGGCAGCCCCCTGCTGCTGGCCTACGGCGCTGCCGTCCTCTCCATCGCCGGCGCATTCTTCGGGATCTTTGCCCTCTTTGATTTCGGACCGGAGGCCGCCGGCGTCTTCGGAGCGCTTGGCGGGAGCTGGACCGGCGGAACGGCCAATATGCTCGCCGTCGCCGCGGCCCTTGGCATCTCCGAAGCCCAGTTGGGGCCGGCGCTGGTCGTCGACTCGCTGCTCTATACGCTCTGGGTCAGCGCCCTGCTGCTTGCCGTCCCCTTTGCCCGCCGTTTCGACCGCTGGAACGGTGCCAATCCCATGGAAACGAATACATCAGAAACTTCAGAAGGCGAAAGCAACCTCCGCTCCATCCTCATCCTCACGGCTATCGCACTCCTCATCGCGTCTGCGCTCAGATACATTGCCGCACTGCTCCCCCTCCTGCCCGAAAGCACCTGGAGTGTCCTGCTCGCGACGCTTGCGGGTGTCGCGGGCAGTTTCACGCCGATGCGACGCCTGGGGGGCAGCAGCACGCTCGCTTCCTTTCTGCTCTATCTTCTCGTGGCGCTGATCGGGTCGCATGCCTCCTTGCATGGTTTCTCCGAGGTGCCGCGCTACCTTGCCGCAGCTGCCTCCATCCTCATCCTTCACGCTTTCTTTATGCTCCTGATCGCACGACTCTTCAGACTCTCGTTCTTCACGATCGGGGTCGCCTCCCTGGCCAATATCGGAGGGGTCGCTTCGGCCCCCATTCTGGCGGCCGCCTATAACCGTCTACTCATCGGTCCCGCCGTCATCATGGCCGTAATGGGCTATCTGATCGGCACCCTCGTCGGCCTGTTGATCGCCTCCGGCCTGCAGAGTATCGCCGCATGA
- a CDS encoding dipeptide epimerase — translation MTISSTRVYRASIPLATPFVTALRRVEDVTFVVLELHTDNGARAYGSAPATKAITGETLESIEQALHTKILPLLQGRPFELQTLLHTVATCLPGNSSAKAAVDMALYMLAAQHEGLPLYRYLGAKEATPVTTAVTVSLDTPETMRNKATELFECGYDILKVKVGGGDGLDAQRIREIANALPKAQLLVDANQAWNLQESLAFIDACADLPLALIEQPVPAQDLEALRQITARSPFPLLADEAVFDAEDARRVLDAGAADLINIKLMKCGGLAGALAILDVCRTYGTQCMLGSMLEGPVSITAALHLAVAYPDRFAWIDLDSPLLYRTLPSDLPFSVHGNCYRL, via the coding sequence ATGACCATCAGCAGTACGCGCGTCTATCGCGCATCCATTCCCCTCGCCACGCCCTTTGTCACGGCGCTTCGGCGTGTTGAGGATGTCACCTTTGTCGTCCTCGAATTACATACGGACAATGGTGCTCGCGCTTACGGCAGCGCACCAGCGACCAAAGCGATTACCGGCGAAACCCTCGAGAGCATCGAGCAGGCTTTACATACCAAAATCCTTCCGCTTTTACAGGGACGTCCTTTCGAACTGCAAACACTGCTGCATACCGTCGCCACTTGCCTGCCGGGCAACAGCAGTGCCAAGGCGGCGGTTGACATGGCACTCTATATGCTGGCGGCACAGCACGAGGGGCTCCCCCTTTACCGCTACCTGGGTGCGAAAGAAGCAACGCCCGTCACCACTGCCGTGACCGTCAGCCTCGATACACCCGAAACGATGCGAAACAAAGCCACCGAACTTTTCGAGTGCGGATACGACATTCTTAAAGTCAAAGTCGGCGGAGGGGACGGATTGGACGCACAGCGCATCAGGGAGATCGCCAATGCCCTCCCCAAAGCGCAGCTGCTCGTCGATGCGAACCAGGCCTGGAACCTGCAGGAGAGCCTCGCCTTTATTGATGCATGTGCCGATCTGCCCCTCGCTCTGATCGAACAGCCCGTGCCCGCGCAGGATCTTGAAGCGCTCCGTCAGATCACCGCCCGCTCTCCCTTTCCCCTCCTGGCCGACGAAGCCGTTTTCGATGCCGAAGATGCCCGACGCGTACTCGATGCCGGTGCGGCCGACCTCATCAATATCAAGCTGATGAAGTGCGGCGGTCTCGCCGGTGCCCTCGCCATCCTGGACGTCTGCCGAACCTACGGGACCCAATGCATGCTCGGCTCCATGCTCGAAGGTCCCGTCTCGATCACCGCGGCGCTCCACCTCGCCGTCGCCTACCCCGACCGTTTCGCCTGGATTGACCTCGACAGTCCCCTGCTCTACCGTACCCTGCCCTCCGACCTGCCGTTCAGCGTCCACGGCAACTGCTATCGCCTATAG
- a CDS encoding GIY-YIG nuclease family protein: MPYSVYIVQCSDGTYYTGIATDLERRLNEHNHSAKGARYTRARRPVTLVYTERHPDRSSAQKREYVIKQMPRSKKSALIGKS; this comes from the coding sequence ATGCCCTATAGCGTCTATATCGTTCAATGCAGCGACGGCACCTACTACACGGGGATCGCTACCGACCTTGAACGACGCCTCAACGAGCATAACCACTCTGCCAAAGGGGCCCGTTATACGCGTGCGCGCCGCCCCGTCACCCTCGTCTACACCGAACGCCACCCCGACCGAAGCAGTGCGCAGAAGCGCGAATACGTCATCAAGCAGATGCCCCGCAGCAAGAAGAGCGCCCTGATCGGGAAAAGCTAA
- a CDS encoding pyrroline-5-carboxylate reductase: MKKTLTFIGNGNMAVAMAKTLKERYLIEVVGRDLAHLDTFEAAVGTDVTKHLLNDFDITGKTLLLCVKPANIVEVGTKLHGKAEALYSVLAGTKVEMLKSHIAAAGTVRAMPNLAATVGRSMTTLTGDRHLEAEAISLFDAIGMTLWLGSEKELDIATGLAGSGPAYLALIAEALADGAVKQGLKRDDAMTVMRGLFAGFGELIQHEHPALLKDGVMSPGGTTAAGYSALEAAGVRNGCIQAVERAFEKARSS, from the coding sequence ATGAAAAAAACACTGACCTTTATCGGCAACGGCAATATGGCCGTCGCCATGGCCAAAACCCTGAAAGAGCGTTATCTCATCGAGGTGGTCGGCCGGGATCTTGCGCATCTTGACACCTTTGAAGCCGCCGTCGGTACCGACGTCACCAAGCACCTCCTCAACGACTTCGATATCACCGGGAAGACCCTGCTGCTCTGTGTCAAACCGGCCAATATCGTTGAGGTCGGTACCAAACTGCATGGTAAAGCCGAGGCCCTCTACTCCGTCCTTGCCGGCACAAAGGTTGAAATGCTCAAGAGCCACATCGCCGCCGCCGGGACCGTCCGCGCCATGCCCAATCTCGCCGCGACCGTCGGCAGATCCATGACGACGCTGACCGGCGACCGCCACCTCGAAGCCGAAGCCATTTCCCTGTTCGATGCGATCGGGATGACGCTCTGGCTCGGCAGCGAGAAAGAGCTCGATATCGCCACGGGGCTCGCCGGGAGCGGTCCCGCTTACCTCGCCCTTATCGCCGAAGCGCTCGCTGACGGTGCTGTCAAACAGGGACTTAAGCGCGATGACGCCATGACCGTGATGCGCGGCCTTTTCGCCGGTTTCGGGGAGCTGATCCAGCACGAACACCCCGCCTTGCTGAAAGACGGCGTTATGAGCCCCGGCGGCACGACGGCGGCCGGCTACAGCGCACTGGAAGCGGCCGGGGTCAGAAACGGCTGCATCCAGGCCGTGGAGCGTGCTTTTGAGAAGGCACGCTCCTCCTGA
- a CDS encoding prepilin-type N-terminal cleavage/methylation domain-containing protein, whose product MKRAFTMIEMIFAIIIIGITVAGVSQIMTRSGNTMEGALSQEAVFLASMEAAKIFSHRWDPNSKDTSSELAYSKILDTNWDANHKRTCLDTATGSKYTVPCAADDIQTVLRYGGIAEDKHRRFHSQSTASSQPYPDGVPDGTTDINITNEHGYKRTYQVAVNSGYIGTAFATGTVGGPTDIKMTVVSINDKNNGNANLVRMRVYSYNIGEIDYAKRTFQ is encoded by the coding sequence ATGAAACGCGCATTTACGATGATTGAGATGATCTTCGCGATCATCATTATCGGCATCACGGTTGCCGGCGTTTCGCAGATCATGACGCGAAGCGGGAATACGATGGAGGGGGCGCTTTCGCAAGAAGCGGTCTTCCTGGCATCCATGGAAGCAGCCAAGATCTTTTCGCACCGATGGGACCCTAATTCGAAAGACACCTCGAGCGAACTCGCCTATTCAAAAATTCTCGATACAAACTGGGATGCCAACCACAAACGCACCTGTCTCGACACTGCAACGGGTTCGAAATATACGGTCCCGTGTGCTGCCGACGACATCCAGACCGTCCTGCGCTACGGCGGTATCGCCGAGGATAAACACCGCCGTTTCCACAGCCAGAGTACCGCCTCCTCACAACCCTATCCTGACGGTGTCCCGGATGGTACGACGGATATCAACATCACCAATGAGCACGGCTACAAACGCACCTATCAGGTCGCCGTCAACTCCGGGTATATCGGTACGGCTTTCGCTACGGGGACAGTGGGGGGACCTACCGATATCAAAATGACTGTTGTCTCCATCAATGATAAGAACAACGGCAACGCCAATCTTGTCCGGATGCGGGTCTATTCATACAATATCGGTGAAATCGACTATGCCAAGAGGACGTTCCAATGA
- a CDS encoding prepilin-type N-terminal cleavage/methylation domain-containing protein, whose product MRMYYSRLRRAFTMIELVFVIVIMGILAKFGVEIFLQIYESYTRTTIAASLLSKSEAAVSQIANRLTYRVKDSIIASSGAAASFVPLSSVTGNETVFEWIGLDSDGWDNGDFSGIIDLNDGNTTYTQLHSPGTATLPANGALLFIGSKVNVQNSFGWHDTNVSANSHQDLYVYDGVASQNINFTTNPFSAGDEIFEFYHVADSAYALVLDTVNHKLYLHQNYQPWQAEIYTGTGDLLTDNVKTFTLQKAGDIIRIELCLSNKDFMDEGEYSICKTKIVF is encoded by the coding sequence ATGAGAATGTATTACAGTAGGCTACGGCGTGCGTTTACGATGATCGAACTGGTCTTTGTCATTGTCATCATGGGTATCCTCGCCAAGTTCGGAGTGGAGATTTTCCTGCAGATCTATGAAAGCTATACCCGGACGACCATCGCCGCCTCGCTCTTGAGCAAATCCGAGGCTGCCGTCAGTCAGATCGCCAACCGCCTAACTTATAGGGTCAAAGATTCCATCATCGCCAGCAGCGGTGCGGCGGCATCCTTCGTACCGCTCTCCAGCGTCACCGGCAACGAGACCGTCTTTGAATGGATCGGCCTGGACAGCGACGGTTGGGATAATGGCGACTTCAGCGGCATCATCGACCTTAATGACGGGAATACCACCTATACCCAGCTTCACAGTCCCGGCACCGCTACGTTACCGGCGAACGGCGCACTGCTCTTTATCGGCTCAAAAGTCAATGTACAGAACAGTTTCGGGTGGCATGATACGAATGTCTCTGCGAACAGCCACCAGGATCTTTATGTCTACGACGGTGTCGCATCGCAGAACATCAACTTTACCACCAACCCTTTTTCGGCAGGTGATGAGATCTTTGAGTTCTATCATGTCGCAGACAGTGCTTACGCGCTTGTGCTCGACACTGTCAATCACAAGCTCTATCTCCACCAGAATTACCAACCGTGGCAGGCTGAAATCTATACGGGCACGGGGGACCTGTTGACGGATAACGTCAAAACCTTTACGCTGCAAAAAGCGGGGGACATCATCCGAATCGAGCTTTGCCTCAGCAACAAAGATTTTATGGATGAAGGGGAGTATTCAATATGCAAAACAAAAATCGTGTTCTAA
- the hpf gene encoding ribosome hibernation-promoting factor, HPF/YfiA family — translation MMNISLTGRAIELTDPIKEYLQNAIASLSKFNLDIISAQAVCAKRSIGKKQGVSVEFTINLAGKNTVVIKQSDDDMYAAIDIAIERAQKALRRMHDKLSDHHHESMNDAKSESADVKAAAEAQEDEVIPVELESYKPREVADVLDELKTGEKQFEIFLDNDGKTRVLYKRNDGRFGLY, via the coding sequence ATGATGAATATCTCACTGACCGGTAGAGCGATCGAGTTGACCGATCCCATTAAAGAGTATTTGCAAAATGCGATCGCATCGCTCTCGAAGTTCAACCTGGACATCATTTCGGCACAGGCGGTTTGCGCCAAGCGAAGCATCGGGAAAAAGCAGGGTGTCTCGGTGGAGTTTACCATCAATCTTGCCGGCAAGAATACTGTTGTTATCAAGCAGAGTGACGATGATATGTATGCTGCGATCGACATCGCGATCGAGCGGGCACAGAAGGCGCTGCGCCGTATGCACGACAAGCTGAGCGATCACCACCATGAGAGTATGAACGATGCCAAGAGCGAATCGGCAGACGTCAAAGCGGCGGCCGAAGCACAGGAGGACGAAGTCATCCCGGTTGAACTGGAGAGTTATAAACCGAGGGAAGTCGCCGATGTGCTGGATGAGCTGAAAACGGGTGAAAAGCAGTTTGAGATCTTCCTGGATAACGACGGGAAGACTCGAGTTCTCTACAAACGAAACGACGGTCGTTTCGGTCTCTATTAA